One Triticum dicoccoides isolate Atlit2015 ecotype Zavitan chromosome 5B, WEW_v2.0, whole genome shotgun sequence genomic window carries:
- the LOC119310639 gene encoding 65-kDa microtubule-associated protein 5-like yields MKELVLKKMTQLEEIYRSVHMHIDSDHEWRILTELIDSGRADLSELLADMDGRIAEARDLALSRKDILEKVEKWTSATEEEGWLSEYEGDQNRYNAGRGAHINLKLT; encoded by the exons ATGAAAGAGCTTGTCTTAAAGAAAATGACTCAGCTTGAAGAAATCTACAGAAGTGTTCACATGCATATTGACAGCGATCATGAGTGGCGGATTCTCACTGAACTTATTGATTCTG GTAGAGCAGATCTCTCAGAGCTGCTTGCAGATATGGATGGCCGAATTGCAGAAGCAAGAGATCTTGCTCTAAGCAGAAAGGACATTCTAGAAAAGGTGGAAAAATGGACATCAGCAACTGAAGAGGAGGGTTGGCTCAGTGAATATGAGGGG GATCAAAATCGCTATAATGCTGGTCGAGGAGCTCACATAAACCTCAAGCTCACATAA